In the Longimicrobium sp. genome, CGGCGGGCGCCGGAGCATCGGCCGCCAGCACGGCCCCCAGCTCCCGCGGCGTGGTCCCCATCGCCAGCAGCGCGCGGATCAGCAGGTCCAGCGACACCGAGGGATCGGCCGCCTCCATCTTGGCCACGCGCGACTGGCTGGACTCCAGCAGCTCGGCCAGGCGCTGCTGGGTAAGGCCCATCGCCAGTCGGCGGGCG is a window encoding:
- a CDS encoding helix-turn-helix domain-containing protein; amino-acid sequence: MNDRKQKQLEEQGWVETDVQELFGLTDAEAAYVELMIALSNAVRARRLAMGLTQQRLAELLESSQSRVAKMEAADPSVSLDLLIRALLAMGTTPRELGAVLAADAPAPAAPRPVRARVSPRGRAQRGAAQG